Proteins from a genomic interval of Danio rerio strain Tuebingen ecotype United States chromosome 4, GRCz12tu, whole genome shotgun sequence:
- the si:dkey-201g16.1 gene encoding uncharacterized protein si:dkey-201g16.1 translates to MAFIKEESEDVKIKETFTVKQEDLQEQTDLIGDKEGSKEEEHHVKIEDKTHLQTDGILKRRDENRFTCTPCGKILGSKSKLKIHMSIHTGEKPFTCTQCGKSFSKSSSLNQHMRIHTGEKPFTCTLCGKSFSLSSSLNLHMRIHTGEKPFTCTRCGKSFNCSSNLSKHMMIHTGEKPFTCTQCEKSFRISSSLNLHMRIHTGEKPFTCTQCGKSFSQSSSLNKHMRIHTGEKPFTCTQCAKSFNRSEHLNLHMRIHTGEKSFTCTECEKSFTCSSNLNLHMRKHTGEKPYACTQCGKIFSQSSCLNLHMVSHNGEKP, encoded by the exons atggcgtttattaaagaggagagtgaagatgtgaagattaaagaaacattcacagtcaaacaggaagatctgcaggaacaaacag ACCTAATTGGAGACAaggaggggagtaaagaggaggaacatcatgttaaaattgaggacaaaactcatttacagactgatggtatatTGAAAAGGAGAGACGAGAATCGTTTCACTTGCACTCCGTGTGGAAAGATTTTGGgaagcaaaagcaaacttaagattcacatgagcatccacacaggagagaaaccatttacatgcactcagtgtgggaagagtttcagcaaatcatcatcccttaatcaacacatgaggatccacactggagagaaaccattcacatgcactctgtgtgggaagagttttagcttatcatcatcccttaatctacacatgaggatccacactggagagaaaccatttacatgcactcggtgtgggaagagtttcaactgCTCATCAAACCTTAgtaaacacatgatgatccacactggagaaaaaccattcacgtgcactcagtgtgagaagagttttaggatatcatcatcccttaatctacacatgaggatccacactggagagaaaccattcacatgcactcagtgtgggaagagtttcagccaatcatcatctctTAATaagcacatgaggatccacactggagagaaaccattcacatgcactcagtgtgcgaagagtttcaaccgatcagaacaccttaatctacacatgaggatccatacCGGAGAGAAATCATTCACTTGCACTGAGTGTGAGAAGAGTTTTACCtgctcatcaaaccttaatctacacatgaggaaacacactggagagaaaccatacgcatgcactcagtgtgggaagattttcagccaatcatcatgcCTTAATCTACACATGGTAAGCCACAACGGAGAGAAACCATGA